Proteins encoded in a region of the Frondihabitans sp. 762G35 genome:
- a CDS encoding YajQ family cyclic di-GMP-binding protein codes for MADSSFDVVSKVDAMEADNALNQARKEVEQRYDFKNVGASIETSGEKVLIKASTEERAKAVLDVYESKLIKRGISLKSIDAGEPYPSGKEYRIEVSMKDGIDQEHAKKINKLIRDEGPKGVKSQIQGDELRVQSKSRDDLQATMALLKGADLDVSLQFVNFR; via the coding sequence ATGGCAGATAGTTCATTCGACGTGGTCAGCAAGGTCGACGCGATGGAGGCCGACAACGCGCTCAACCAGGCGCGCAAGGAGGTCGAGCAGCGCTACGACTTCAAGAACGTCGGCGCCTCCATCGAGACGAGCGGCGAGAAGGTCCTGATCAAGGCGAGCACCGAGGAGCGCGCGAAGGCCGTCCTCGACGTGTACGAGTCGAAGCTCATCAAGCGGGGCATCTCGCTCAAGAGCATCGACGCCGGCGAGCCCTACCCGAGCGGCAAGGAGTACCGCATCGAGGTCTCCATGAAAGACGGCATCGACCAGGAGCACGCCAAGAAGATCAACAAGCTGATCCGCGACGAGGGTCCCAAGGGCGTCAAGAGCCAGATCCAGGGCGACGAGCTCCGCGTCCAGTCGAAGAGCCGCGACGACCTGCAGGCCACGATGGCGCTCCTCAAGGGCGCCGACCTCGACGTCTCGCTCCAGTTCGTCAACTTCCGGTAG
- the cls gene encoding cardiolipin synthase gives MHLAAWVAPALSITGVVVDILIRVFAVVYVPINRRPQTATAWLLAIFLIPYAGFILFLLFGSYHLPKRRREKQEEINRYIVDTTEGMDRVTRELHWPAWLDSAVALNRKLGAMPLVGGNSADIFDDYDESLRAMTEAVGQAERWVHAEFYITSLDATSEPFFQALEAARRRGVTVRLLMDHIASRGYPGYRKTKKRLDRIGVQWELMLPILPLRGKFQRPDLRNHRKLLVIDGDVAFTGSQNMIDRSYDRRRNRRRHLAWKDLMVRFEGPIVAGINALFVTDWYSETDELLTREADPVSARDIPDMLDCQVVPSGPGFDGENNLRLFNTLVYSAQERIIITSPYFVPDESMLYAITTAAQRGVEVQLFASEIGDQAVVYHAQRSYYEALLRAGVRIFLYRSPTVLHAKHITIDRDVAVIGSSNMDMRSFSLNLEISVMIRGRRFVNKLREVEQTYRDASTEILLDDWLGRPFRSQVLDNVARLTSALQ, from the coding sequence GTGCACCTCGCTGCCTGGGTCGCCCCGGCACTCAGCATCACCGGCGTCGTCGTCGACATCCTCATCCGGGTCTTCGCCGTCGTCTACGTGCCGATCAACCGGCGGCCCCAGACGGCGACCGCGTGGCTCCTGGCGATCTTCCTGATCCCCTACGCCGGCTTCATCCTGTTCCTCCTCTTCGGCAGCTACCACCTGCCGAAGCGGCGCCGGGAGAAGCAGGAGGAGATCAACCGCTACATCGTCGACACGACCGAGGGCATGGACCGCGTCACGCGCGAACTCCACTGGCCCGCGTGGCTCGACAGCGCGGTGGCTCTCAACCGGAAGCTCGGGGCGATGCCCCTCGTGGGCGGCAACTCGGCCGACATCTTCGACGACTACGACGAGTCGCTGCGCGCGATGACCGAGGCCGTCGGCCAGGCGGAGCGCTGGGTGCACGCCGAGTTCTACATCACGAGCCTCGATGCGACGAGCGAGCCCTTCTTCCAGGCCCTCGAGGCCGCCAGGCGGCGAGGCGTGACCGTGCGCCTGCTGATGGACCACATCGCGAGCCGCGGCTACCCCGGCTATCGCAAGACCAAGAAGCGCCTCGACCGCATCGGCGTGCAGTGGGAGCTGATGCTCCCGATCCTGCCGCTCCGGGGCAAGTTCCAGCGGCCCGACCTCCGCAACCACCGCAAGCTCCTCGTCATCGACGGCGACGTCGCCTTCACGGGCTCGCAGAACATGATCGACCGGAGCTACGACCGGAGGCGGAACCGCAGGAGGCACCTTGCCTGGAAAGACCTGATGGTCCGGTTCGAGGGCCCCATCGTCGCGGGCATCAACGCCCTCTTCGTGACCGACTGGTACAGCGAGACCGACGAACTGCTGACGCGCGAGGCCGATCCCGTCTCGGCGCGCGACATCCCCGACATGCTCGACTGCCAGGTCGTGCCGAGCGGCCCGGGCTTCGACGGCGAGAACAACCTCCGGCTCTTCAACACGCTCGTCTACAGCGCGCAGGAGCGGATCATCATCACGAGCCCGTACTTCGTGCCCGACGAGTCGATGCTCTACGCCATCACGACGGCGGCGCAGCGCGGCGTCGAGGTGCAGCTGTTCGCCTCGGAGATCGGCGACCAGGCGGTCGTGTACCACGCTCAGCGCTCCTACTACGAGGCGCTCCTCCGGGCCGGGGTCCGGATCTTCCTCTACCGCTCCCCCACCGTCCTCCACGCGAAGCACATCACGATCGACCGCGACGTCGCCGTCATCGGCTCCAGCAACATGGACATGCGCTCGTTCAGCCTCAACCTCGAGATCTCGGTGATGATCCGGGGCCGCCGGTTCGTCAACAAGCTGCGCGAGGTCGAGCAGACCTACCGCGACGCGAGCACCGAGATCCTGCTCGACGACTGGCTCGGGCGCCCGTTCCGCTCCCAGGTGCTCGACAACGTGGCGCGGCTCACCTCGGCGCTGCAGTAG
- a CDS encoding heparan-alpha-glucosaminide N-acetyltransferase domain-containing protein — MTQDAPAPTDLGPVAPAVRSDRIVGIDLARAIALLGMFAAHLVDVTRPVDWADPSTWWSISSGRSSVLFAVVAGVSLALLSGGSRPFAGHALATARRRIAVRGGIVFAIGTLLVLLEPPVSVILPTYGLLFVLLLPVLRWSRSALLVVAGIAALLSIPALLAFEIALPSPGPFTQQFLLVYPVVTWIVYVLVGLAIGRSLPSSPPRIALVGSIGAGLAVVAYGVGEVVTPGGALYGDYGEVRLRDLVFASEPHSSTLVDVVGSLGVALGVIAVCLLVAPRAGRAVAVVARLGAMPLTIYTVHVVILAGLQHSGVLDSLDTAGRLLTLALFALGALLFAGLWGARRGPLESLVARVANVGSGPRSTAAPR, encoded by the coding sequence ATGACGCAAGACGCGCCCGCTCCGACCGACCTCGGACCCGTGGCTCCTGCGGTGCGGTCCGACCGGATCGTGGGCATCGACCTCGCCCGGGCGATCGCCCTGCTCGGCATGTTCGCCGCCCACCTCGTCGACGTCACCCGGCCCGTCGACTGGGCCGACCCGTCGACATGGTGGTCGATCTCGAGCGGGCGGTCGTCGGTGCTGTTCGCCGTCGTGGCCGGCGTCTCGCTGGCCCTGCTCAGCGGAGGTTCCCGCCCGTTCGCCGGGCACGCTCTGGCGACCGCGAGGCGCAGGATCGCCGTCCGGGGCGGCATCGTCTTCGCGATCGGCACGCTGCTCGTCCTGCTGGAGCCGCCGGTCTCCGTGATCCTGCCGACCTACGGGTTGCTGTTCGTGCTCCTGCTTCCGGTGCTGCGCTGGTCGCGGTCGGCGCTGCTCGTCGTCGCGGGGATCGCGGCGCTGCTGTCGATCCCCGCCCTGCTCGCGTTCGAGATCGCCCTGCCCTCCCCGGGGCCTTTCACGCAGCAGTTCCTGCTGGTCTATCCCGTCGTCACCTGGATCGTCTACGTCCTCGTCGGGCTGGCGATCGGGCGGTCGCTCCCGTCGAGCCCGCCGAGGATCGCCCTGGTCGGGAGCATCGGGGCCGGTCTGGCGGTCGTCGCCTACGGCGTCGGCGAGGTCGTGACGCCCGGGGGAGCGCTCTACGGCGACTACGGCGAGGTCCGCCTTCGCGACCTGGTCTTCGCGTCCGAGCCGCACTCGTCGACGCTCGTGGACGTCGTCGGGTCGCTCGGCGTCGCCCTCGGCGTCATCGCCGTCTGCCTGCTCGTGGCGCCGCGAGCGGGACGCGCTGTGGCCGTGGTCGCGCGCCTGGGAGCCATGCCGCTGACGATCTACACGGTGCACGTGGTGATCCTGGCCGGGCTCCAGCACAGCGGGGTGCTCGACTCGCTCGACACGGCGGGCCGGCTCCTGACGCTCGCCCTCTTCGCGCTCGGCGCCCTCCTCTTCGCCGGGCTCTGGGGAGCCCGCCGGGGCCCGCTGGAGTCGCTGGTCGCCCGGGTGGCGAACGTCGGGTCGGGGCCTCGATCTACTGCAGCGCCGAGGTGA
- a CDS encoding FAD-dependent oxidoreductase has product MTTLRLAIVGAGPAGIYAADIILKAERQFGVSIDLFEQLPAPYGLVRYGVAPDHPRIKGIVTALRDVLDRGDIRIFGNVRYGVDITLDDLKKHYNAVIFSTGAIRDADLDIPGIDLEGSYGAADFVSWFDGHPDVSRTWPLEAASVAVIGVGNVALDVSRILAKHADDLLPTEIPANVYEGLKASPVTDVHVFGRRGPAQVKFTPLELRELGEMNDVDMIVHDEDFDYDDASKNAIATNKQVFVIDKVLNQWRQREVGTASRRLHLHFFANPVEVVGDENGHVSAFRYERTRPDGEGGVVGTGEIREVAIQALYRAVGYFGSPLDGIPFDAKRGVIPNHEGQVMDDDDQLVPGVYATGWIKRGPVGLIGHTKSDAMETVKHLLNDQSHWWSPESPDEASVDALLESRGVEYTDLDGWHRLDQHEMALGQPEGRARIKVVPRDEMVSVSRDS; this is encoded by the coding sequence GTGACCACGTTGCGCCTGGCCATCGTCGGAGCCGGCCCCGCCGGAATCTACGCCGCCGACATCATCCTGAAGGCCGAGCGCCAGTTCGGCGTCTCGATCGACCTCTTCGAGCAGCTCCCGGCGCCGTACGGCCTCGTCCGCTACGGAGTCGCTCCCGATCATCCCCGCATCAAGGGCATCGTCACGGCCCTCCGCGACGTGCTCGACCGCGGAGACATCCGGATCTTCGGCAACGTCCGCTACGGCGTCGACATCACCCTCGACGACCTCAAGAAGCACTACAACGCCGTCATCTTCTCGACCGGCGCCATCCGCGACGCCGACCTCGACATCCCCGGCATCGACCTCGAGGGCAGCTACGGCGCCGCCGACTTCGTCTCCTGGTTCGACGGTCACCCCGACGTGTCCCGCACCTGGCCGCTCGAGGCCGCGTCCGTCGCCGTCATCGGCGTCGGGAACGTGGCCCTCGACGTCTCGCGCATCCTCGCGAAGCACGCCGACGACCTCCTGCCGACCGAGATCCCGGCCAATGTCTACGAGGGGCTCAAGGCGTCCCCCGTCACCGACGTGCACGTCTTCGGTCGCCGGGGCCCCGCCCAGGTGAAGTTCACCCCGCTGGAGCTCCGCGAGCTCGGCGAGATGAACGACGTCGATATGATCGTCCACGACGAGGACTTCGACTACGACGACGCCTCCAAGAACGCGATCGCCACCAACAAGCAGGTCTTCGTCATCGACAAGGTCCTGAACCAGTGGCGCCAGCGCGAGGTCGGGACGGCCTCCCGGAGACTCCACCTCCACTTCTTCGCGAACCCGGTCGAGGTCGTCGGCGACGAGAACGGTCACGTGTCGGCCTTCCGGTACGAGCGCACTCGTCCCGACGGGGAGGGCGGCGTCGTTGGCACCGGCGAGATCCGCGAGGTCGCGATCCAGGCCCTCTACCGCGCCGTCGGCTACTTCGGCTCGCCCCTCGACGGCATCCCCTTCGACGCCAAGCGCGGCGTGATCCCGAACCACGAGGGTCAGGTCATGGACGACGACGACCAGCTCGTGCCCGGCGTCTACGCCACGGGGTGGATCAAGCGCGGACCGGTCGGTCTCATCGGCCACACGAAGTCCGACGCGATGGAGACCGTCAAGCACCTCCTGAACGACCAGTCGCACTGGTGGTCGCCGGAGTCGCCCGACGAGGCCTCGGTCGACGCTCTCCTCGAGTCCCGCGGCGTCGAGTACACCGACCTCGACGGCTGGCACCGCCTCGACCAGCACGAGATGGCGCTCGGTCAGCCCGAAGGTCGCGCGCGCATCAAGGTCGTGCCGCGCGACGAGATGGTCAGCGTCTCCCGCGACTCCTGA
- a CDS encoding polyprenyl synthetase family protein gives MNPSAPPARRGNSLSSSLGLAEKLFSSASERRFVAAIDEGLERVEEGLLVEMAFGDDLADVTSRYLLAAGGKRIRPTLTLLTAQLGEGGTDAVVSAAQAVEITHLASLYHDDVMDEATMRRGVPSAQAKWGNNVAILTGDLLFARASTIVADLGEEAIRLQAQTFERLCLGQLHETIGPREGDDPIDHYIGVLSDKTGSLISMAAKVGVMFSGGPRELIGPVASFGEKIGVAFQLVDDVIDLSPQTEETGKRAGTDLLAGVETLPLLYLRQDAQTDVDSAALLSEIEANVRATVKGGQVSEADLADTVRQLREHEVTARTHAEARRWASAAVEALDPLPAGPVKKALTRFADRVVERSA, from the coding sequence GTGAACCCCAGTGCTCCTCCGGCACGACGAGGCAACAGCCTCAGCTCGTCGCTGGGCCTGGCCGAGAAGCTGTTCTCGTCGGCGTCCGAGCGCCGCTTCGTCGCGGCCATCGACGAAGGGCTCGAACGCGTCGAGGAGGGTCTGCTCGTCGAGATGGCGTTCGGCGACGATCTGGCCGACGTCACGAGCCGCTACCTCCTCGCGGCCGGAGGCAAGCGCATCCGGCCGACCCTGACCCTCCTCACCGCCCAGCTCGGCGAGGGCGGCACCGACGCGGTCGTGTCCGCCGCCCAGGCGGTCGAGATCACCCACCTCGCGTCGCTCTATCACGACGACGTCATGGACGAGGCGACCATGCGCCGCGGCGTCCCCAGCGCCCAGGCCAAGTGGGGCAACAACGTCGCCATCCTCACCGGCGACCTCCTCTTCGCCCGCGCGTCCACGATCGTGGCCGACCTCGGTGAAGAAGCGATAAGGCTTCAGGCTCAGACGTTCGAGCGCCTCTGCCTCGGTCAGCTGCACGAGACCATCGGGCCGCGCGAGGGCGACGACCCGATCGACCACTACATCGGCGTGCTCTCCGACAAGACGGGGTCGCTCATCTCGATGGCCGCGAAGGTCGGCGTGATGTTCTCCGGCGGTCCGCGCGAGCTGATCGGCCCGGTCGCGTCCTTCGGCGAGAAGATCGGCGTCGCGTTCCAACTCGTCGACGACGTCATCGACCTGTCGCCCCAGACCGAGGAGACCGGCAAGCGCGCGGGCACCGACCTGCTCGCCGGCGTCGAGACCCTCCCGCTGCTCTACCTGCGGCAGGATGCCCAGACCGACGTCGACTCCGCGGCCCTGCTCTCCGAGATCGAGGCCAACGTGCGCGCCACGGTCAAGGGCGGCCAGGTCAGCGAGGCCGACCTCGCCGACACCGTGCGGCAGCTGCGCGAGCACGAGGTCACGGCCAGGACGCACGCGGAGGCCCGCCGCTGGGCGTCGGCCGCCGTCGAGGCGCTCGATCCGCTGCCCGCCGGGCCGGTCAAGAAGGCGCTGACGCGTTTCGCCGACCGCGTCGTCGAGCGCTCCGCCTGA
- a CDS encoding demethylmenaquinone methyltransferase, whose protein sequence is MTKADMNKQPDEVASMFDGVAAHYDVTNDILSAGNAVLWRLATVKAIDAKPGERVLDIAAGTGTSSAAIAKGGAEVTALDFSAGMVAVGRKRQPAIEFIVGDAEKLPFGDEEFDAVTISFGLRNVNRPKVALDEMYRVLKPGGRLVICEFSTPPLTVLRASYQAYLHYVLPAVARVTSSNSPAYTYLAESIEKWPEQQVLSQWLRGAGFSRVAYRNLTAGIVALHRGRKPATSSRRPSSAAGA, encoded by the coding sequence GTGACCAAGGCCGATATGAACAAGCAACCCGACGAGGTTGCCTCGATGTTCGATGGGGTGGCCGCGCACTACGACGTGACCAACGACATCCTCTCCGCCGGGAACGCGGTGCTGTGGCGCCTCGCGACCGTGAAGGCGATCGACGCGAAGCCGGGCGAACGCGTCCTCGACATCGCCGCCGGCACGGGCACCAGTTCCGCCGCCATCGCCAAGGGCGGCGCCGAGGTCACGGCCCTCGACTTCTCCGCGGGAATGGTCGCCGTCGGCCGCAAGCGCCAGCCCGCCATCGAGTTCATCGTCGGAGACGCCGAGAAGCTCCCGTTCGGCGACGAGGAGTTCGACGCCGTCACGATCTCGTTCGGTCTCCGCAACGTGAACCGGCCGAAGGTCGCGCTCGACGAGATGTACCGCGTGCTCAAGCCCGGCGGTCGCCTCGTCATCTGCGAGTTCTCGACCCCGCCGCTGACCGTCCTCCGCGCGAGCTACCAGGCCTACCTGCACTACGTGCTCCCCGCCGTGGCCCGCGTCACCTCCAGCAACTCTCCCGCCTACACCTATCTCGCCGAGTCGATCGAGAAGTGGCCGGAGCAGCAGGTCCTCAGCCAGTGGCTCCGCGGAGCCGGCTTCTCTCGAGTGGCCTACCGCAACCTGACGGCGGGTATCGTCGCCCTCCACCGCGGGCGGAAGCCCGCGACCTCGTCGCGGCGCCCCTCGTCGGCCGCCGGCGCCTGA
- a CDS encoding isochorismate synthase, with product MVNDSDPSVAAAPLVVKTTRVDDIAPFLTLIDPKRPLLFVRRGDGIAGIGTAARLTFRGPTRMSDAASAWRELAAEAQVDDEVRLAGSGLVAFGSFAFADDSDDESVLIVPRLVLGRRDGVHWITRIGGVDTLATESAEPTPLGRPFSVRFGTGTFGEAEFGAAVSHAVEAIERGEVSKVVLARSLEGDLPEGADLRVLAADLAMGYPDTFTFAVDGLIGSSPETLISSSKGRITARVLAGSTARGVDAASDAAAALALATSPKDLDEHAFALRSLLLSLDAHATDVTTAETPFTLRLPNVWHLATDVAGRLTDGASSLDLIDSVHPTAAVAGTPTVDALRAIASLEPFDRGRYAGPVGWLGADGDGEWAIALRCAQVSPDGRIRAFAGAGIVRESDPAHEIAETTMKFRPIVDALA from the coding sequence ATGGTGAACGACTCGGATCCCTCCGTGGCTGCCGCACCCCTCGTGGTCAAGACGACGCGGGTCGACGACATCGCCCCCTTCCTGACGCTGATCGATCCGAAACGCCCCCTCCTCTTCGTCCGTCGCGGCGACGGCATCGCGGGGATCGGGACGGCCGCGCGGCTCACGTTCCGCGGGCCGACGAGGATGAGCGACGCCGCCAGCGCCTGGAGGGAACTGGCCGCGGAGGCGCAGGTCGACGACGAGGTCCGTCTCGCGGGGAGCGGGCTGGTCGCGTTCGGCTCGTTCGCTTTCGCCGACGACTCGGACGACGAGAGCGTGCTGATCGTGCCGCGGCTCGTCCTCGGGCGGCGCGACGGGGTCCACTGGATCACGCGAATCGGCGGCGTCGACACGCTCGCGACCGAGAGCGCGGAGCCCACGCCGCTCGGTCGACCGTTCTCGGTCCGCTTCGGTACGGGCACGTTCGGCGAGGCGGAGTTCGGCGCGGCCGTCTCGCACGCCGTCGAGGCGATCGAGCGGGGCGAGGTCAGCAAGGTCGTGCTCGCTCGGTCGCTCGAGGGCGACCTCCCCGAGGGCGCCGACCTGCGCGTGCTCGCAGCCGACCTCGCCATGGGCTACCCCGACACCTTCACCTTCGCCGTCGACGGCCTGATCGGGTCGAGCCCGGAGACGCTGATCAGCAGTTCGAAGGGCCGGATCACCGCGCGGGTCCTCGCCGGGAGCACCGCCCGGGGCGTCGACGCGGCGAGCGACGCCGCGGCGGCCCTGGCGCTGGCCACCTCCCCCAAGGACCTGGACGAGCATGCCTTCGCGCTCCGCAGCCTCCTGCTCTCGCTCGACGCGCACGCGACCGACGTGACGACGGCGGAGACGCCGTTCACCCTCCGGCTGCCGAACGTCTGGCACCTCGCGACCGACGTCGCCGGGCGCCTCACCGACGGGGCGTCGTCGCTCGACCTCATCGACTCGGTGCACCCGACGGCGGCCGTCGCCGGCACGCCCACCGTCGACGCCCTCCGCGCGATCGCCTCCCTCGAACCCTTCGACCGCGGCCGCTACGCGGGCCCTGTGGGCTGGCTCGGGGCCGACGGCGACGGCGAGTGGGCCATCGCGCTGCGGTGCGCGCAGGTCTCGCCCGACGGCAGGATCCGCGCCTTCGCCGGGGCGGGCATCGTGCGCGAGTCCGACCCCGCGCACGAGATCGCGGAGACGACGATGAAGTTCCGCCCGATCGTGGACGCGCTCGCCTGA
- a CDS encoding class I SAM-dependent methyltransferase: MNDMFASATAYDRFMGRYSRPLGRRFVDALGVRPGWTVLDVGCGPGALTEALVDVVGAASISAVDPSPAFVEACRERFPGVNVGAASAEALPFPEETFDLTAAQLVVHFMPDPTAGIREMSRVTKRGGVVAADVWDFAGGRGPLGVFDEAARGIDPPAPSERDLPGASAGDLERVFAAAGLAAITSTELTVSVDFASFDEWWTPFTEGVGPAGAWVSSLDVSSRDRLRGRAHERLGDRPFTVEATAFAVSGTVDAA; the protein is encoded by the coding sequence ATGAACGACATGTTCGCGAGCGCGACGGCGTACGACCGATTCATGGGGCGCTACTCGCGGCCTCTGGGGCGGCGATTCGTCGACGCCCTCGGAGTGCGACCGGGGTGGACCGTCCTCGACGTCGGCTGCGGGCCGGGCGCCCTCACGGAGGCGTTGGTCGACGTCGTCGGTGCCGCGTCGATCAGCGCCGTCGACCCCTCGCCGGCGTTCGTCGAGGCCTGTCGAGAGCGCTTCCCCGGGGTGAACGTCGGCGCCGCCTCGGCTGAAGCCCTCCCCTTCCCCGAGGAGACCTTCGACCTGACGGCAGCCCAGCTCGTCGTCCACTTCATGCCGGATCCGACGGCCGGGATCCGGGAGATGAGCCGCGTGACGAAGCGGGGCGGCGTCGTGGCGGCCGACGTCTGGGACTTCGCCGGCGGTCGCGGCCCCCTCGGTGTCTTCGACGAGGCGGCCCGAGGCATCGACCCGCCCGCCCCCTCCGAACGCGACCTCCCCGGCGCCTCCGCGGGAGACCTCGAGCGTGTTTTCGCCGCTGCCGGCCTGGCGGCGATCACCTCCACCGAGCTGACCGTGTCCGTCGACTTCGCGTCGTTCGACGAGTGGTGGACGCCGTTCACCGAGGGCGTCGGGCCAGCAGGAGCCTGGGTCTCCTCGCTCGACGTCTCCTCGCGCGATCGACTCCGCGGCCGAGCCCACGAGCGCCTCGGCGACCGGCCCTTCACAGTCGAGGCGACGGCATTCGCGGTCTCCGGAACGGTCGACGCGGCCTAG
- a CDS encoding RNA polymerase sigma factor, with protein MALDATSDESDTWARARTGDRSAFGEIFDRHFDRVYRHALGILGHVHDAEDAAALVFLEAWRKRATVRVVDGTVRPWLLVTTTYVCSNTARAHRRHRIAMAKLPLDDRIEDPSEGVLTAIEISGQYVRLREAFAHLSSNDQKVLTLCVVNDYSLQAAADTLAVPLGTVKSRLARAKKRLAALTGPRSLDDTTPALGELK; from the coding sequence ATGGCACTGGATGCCACGTCCGACGAGTCGGACACCTGGGCGCGGGCCCGAACGGGAGACAGATCCGCTTTCGGCGAGATCTTCGATCGGCACTTCGACCGGGTCTATCGTCATGCCCTCGGGATCCTCGGCCACGTCCACGACGCCGAGGACGCCGCGGCGCTCGTCTTCCTGGAGGCGTGGCGGAAACGGGCCACGGTCCGCGTCGTCGACGGCACGGTCCGCCCGTGGCTCCTGGTGACGACGACCTATGTCTGCTCCAACACGGCCCGGGCCCATCGACGGCACCGGATCGCGATGGCCAAGCTGCCTCTCGACGACCGGATCGAGGACCCGTCCGAAGGCGTCCTCACCGCGATCGAGATCTCCGGTCAGTACGTGCGGCTCCGGGAGGCGTTCGCGCATCTGTCGAGCAACGACCAGAAGGTCCTCACCCTCTGCGTGGTGAACGACTACTCCCTGCAGGCCGCCGCCGACACCCTCGCCGTGCCCCTCGGGACCGTCAAGTCCCGGCTCGCCCGAGCCAAGAAACGCCTCGCCGCTCTCACCGGACCCCGGTCCCTGGACGACACCACCCCCGCGCTAGGAGAACTCAAATGA
- a CDS encoding DUF695 domain-containing protein, with protein MALFRRRTPERAPIPAFWEWWNGGAAARLGDRLAAGDAASLVDEISARVAAIDPGLAWDTSAGRDSQHLLSLGSEGDAALRPLAERWLRAAPPADATWSFAASRQRDPAVLTTRLDLGGVELLLGEITAVMEFDDDAALFHVRLLHPRFASAPDAVRAQIAFLVVDWLLGEDDVERWIGRIETASVPDDAAVDLGVLRDCVDAVAAQPVEETWHVLRGRSATGSDILAVARRPLRWIDHPLLDQHASVTLRFDPDDGGMPTPDSLDRLRDHEDRLMEAIGGRGLLLAHETGAGRRTLHVYVDSEDQNGADSIAGFAVRHADTTVEFELDPSWRAMRRFG; from the coding sequence ATGGCCCTCTTCCGCCGACGAACCCCCGAGCGCGCTCCGATCCCCGCCTTCTGGGAGTGGTGGAACGGCGGCGCGGCGGCGCGGCTGGGCGACAGACTCGCGGCGGGTGACGCGGCATCCCTGGTCGACGAGATCTCGGCCCGCGTGGCCGCCATCGACCCCGGCCTGGCCTGGGACACCAGCGCCGGTCGGGATTCCCAGCACCTGCTCTCCCTCGGTTCGGAGGGCGACGCAGCCCTTCGGCCCCTGGCGGAACGCTGGCTGAGAGCCGCTCCCCCGGCCGATGCGACGTGGTCGTTCGCGGCCTCGCGCCAGCGGGATCCTGCCGTGCTGACCACGAGACTCGATCTCGGCGGAGTCGAGCTGCTCCTCGGCGAGATCACCGCCGTGATGGAGTTCGACGACGACGCGGCCCTATTCCACGTCCGTCTCCTCCACCCCCGCTTCGCGAGCGCCCCCGACGCCGTCCGGGCTCAGATCGCTTTCCTCGTGGTCGATTGGCTCCTGGGCGAGGACGACGTCGAACGATGGATCGGCAGGATCGAGACGGCCTCGGTCCCCGACGACGCCGCGGTCGACCTGGGGGTGCTGCGTGACTGCGTCGACGCCGTCGCCGCCCAGCCGGTCGAGGAGACGTGGCACGTGCTCCGCGGACGGAGCGCTACGGGCAGCGACATTCTGGCTGTCGCTCGACGGCCTCTCCGCTGGATCGACCACCCCCTCCTCGATCAGCACGCGTCGGTGACCCTGCGATTCGACCCGGACGACGGAGGGATGCCCACGCCGGACTCCCTCGACCGGCTTCGAGACCACGAGGACCGCCTGATGGAGGCCATTGGCGGGCGGGGGCTGCTCCTGGCCCACGAGACCGGCGCCGGACGGCGCACGCTCCACGTCTACGTCGACTCCGAGGATCAGAACGGAGCCGATTCGATCGCCGGATTCGCAGTCCGCCACGCGGACACGACCGTCGAGTTCGAGCTGGATCCGTCCTGGAGGGCGATGCGGCGCTTCGGCTGA
- a CDS encoding bleomycin resistance protein — MTTDLDPALVPELLVSDLDQSLEFWVGHCGFSVSYSRRDEGFAFVACGTAHVMLEEIGAGRNWISGPLERPLGRGVNFQISVSDCASLAASLEARSIPLFMQLETKWYRIGDQEAGVEQFVVSDPDGYLLRFQSSLGRRSAK, encoded by the coding sequence GTGACAACCGACCTCGATCCGGCTCTCGTCCCCGAACTCCTCGTGTCCGATCTCGACCAGAGCCTCGAGTTCTGGGTCGGTCACTGCGGCTTCTCGGTGTCGTATTCGAGACGTGACGAGGGTTTCGCCTTCGTCGCGTGCGGAACCGCCCACGTCATGCTCGAAGAGATCGGCGCCGGACGAAACTGGATCTCGGGCCCTCTCGAGCGGCCCCTCGGGCGGGGTGTCAACTTCCAGATCTCAGTGAGCGATTGCGCCTCACTCGCAGCGTCACTCGAGGCTCGCAGCATCCCCTTGTTCATGCAGCTGGAAACGAAGTGGTACCGGATCGGCGACCAGGAGGCCGGTGTCGAGCAGTTCGTGGTCAGCGATCCGGACGGCTATCTGCTGCGTTTTCAGTCCTCCCTCGGTCGCCGCTCGGCGAAGTAG
- a CDS encoding nucleotidyltransferase domain-containing protein — protein MDLASLLSQSAVSEDVRAAAAELVAKKAITREMGTGSPPDILRRFVETELDCAEHFETDRPERPVAEVREKADLYFQTAITRFGHPGADA, from the coding sequence ATGGACCTTGCATCGCTCCTCTCTCAGAGTGCGGTCAGCGAGGACGTCCGTGCCGCCGCCGCCGAGCTCGTGGCCAAGAAGGCCATCACACGCGAGATGGGGACAGGATCGCCGCCGGACATCCTGCGCCGATTCGTCGAGACCGAATTGGACTGCGCCGAGCATTTCGAGACGGATCGTCCGGAACGACCGGTGGCCGAGGTGCGAGAGAAGGCGGACCTCTACTTCCAGACGGCCATCACGCGCTTCGGCCACCCCGGGGCGGACGCCTGA